TGGTAGTTTTGCCTGACCGACGTTGATTCACCGACGCGCCGCCCCACATGCGGCGCGCACCACAACTAAGCCAATCCACGGATGGAGATGAGAGACATGCAGGACCAGTACATCCTCGCGCTTGACCAGGGCACCACGAGTTCCCGCGCGATGCTGTTCGATCGCCAGGGCAACATCGTATCGATCGCCCAGAAGGAATTCGAACAGATCTACCCGCAACCCGGCTGGGTCGAGCACGACCCGCAGGAAATCTGGTCGACGCAAGCCGGCGTCGCCGCGGAAGCCGTCACGCGCACGGGCCTGAACGGCACGTCGATCGCGGCGATCGGCATCACGAACCAGCGCGAAACGACCATCGTCTGGGATCGCGAGACGGGCCAGCCGGTCTACAACGCGATCGTCTGGCAGGATCGCCGCACCGCCGATTTCTGCGACTCGCTGAAGAAGCAGGGCCTCGAAGCGAAGGTGCGCGCGAAGACCGGCCTGCCGATCGACTCGTACTTCTCCGCGACGAAGATCCGCTGGATCCTCGACAACGTGCCGGGCGCGCGCGACAAGGCGCGCCAGGGCAAGCTCGCGTTCGGCACCGTCGACAGCTGGCTCGTGTGGAACTTCACGAAGCACGAACTGCACGTGACCGACGTGACGAACGCGTCGCGCACGATGCTGTTCAACATCCATACGCGCGAATGGGACAGCGAGCTGCTCGAACTGCTCGACATCCCGCGCAGCATGCTGCCGGAAGTGAAGGCATCGTCGGAAATCTACGGCCACACCAAGACCACCGTGTTCGCATCGAAGATCCCGCTCGCGGGCATCGCCGGCGACCAGCACGCGGCGCTGTTCGGCCAGATGTGCACGACCTCGGGCATGGTAAAGAACACCTACGGCACCGGCTGCTTCCTGATGATGAACACCGGCGACAAGCCGATCGAATCGAAGAACAACCTCGTCACGACGATCGCCTGGCAGATCGGCGACGACGTGCAGTACGCGCTCGAAGGCAGCATCTTCATCGCGGGCGGTCGTGCAGTGGCTGCGCGACGGCGTCGGCCTCATCAAGACGGCCGCGGAAATCGAGGCGCTCGCCGCGAGCGTGCCGCACACCGACGGCGTGTATCTCGTGCCCGCGTTCGCCGGCCTCGGCGCACCGCACTGGAACGCACGGGCGCGCGGCTCGGTGTTCGGCGTCACGCGCGGCACGAGCGCCGCGCATCTCGCGCGCGCGGCGCTCGATGCGATCGCGTATCAGTCGCTCGACGTGCTGGCCGCGATGGAAGCCGATTCGGGCATCAGCATCGGCGAGTTGCGCGTCGACGGCGGCGCCAGCGCGAACGACCTGCTGATGCAGTTCCAGGCCGACCTGCTCGGCGTCGACGCGGTGCGTCCGCAGATCACCGAGACGACCGCGCTCGGCGCGGCCTACCTCGCGGGTCTCGCGATCGGCTACTGGAAGAACCTCGACGAAGTGCGCGACCAGTGGCAGCTCGATCGCCGCTTCGCACCGTCGATGCCGAAGGAGCAGGTCGAGCAGCGCATGGCCGGCTGGCAGCGTGCGGTGCGCGCCGCGAAGGCATGGGCCGACGACACCCGGTAATCCGAACTACTCCAAACGACATACAACAACACCGGCGGACCGCGCAGCGCGCGAGTCCGCCGTGACTTCGAGAGACAATCATGTCACCTTATATTGCAGAATTCATCGGCACGGCGATCCTCGTGCTGCTCGGCAACGGCGCGGTCGCAAACGTGCTGCTTGCAAAGACCAAGGGCAAAGGCGCGGATCTGATCGTGATCGTGATGGGCTGGGCGATGGCGGTATTCGTCGCGGTCTACGTGACCGCGTCGTTCAGCGGCGCGCACCTGAACCCGATCGTCACGATCAGCCTCGCGCTCGCGGGCAAGTTCGCGTGGTCGAAAGTCGGCGGCTACGTGCTCTCGCAGATGCTCGGCGGGATGGCGGGCGCGCTGCTCGTGTGGCTCGCGTATCGCCAGCACTTCGCGAAGGAAGCCGATGCGGACCTGAAGCTCGCGGTGTTCTGCACGGCGCCGGCGATCCGCAGCACCACGCACAACGTGCTGACCGAAGCGATCTGCACGTTCGTGCTGATCCTCGGCGTGCTGTATCTCGCGTCGCCGCAAGTCGGCCTCGGCGCACTCGACGCGCTGCCCGTCGGCCTGCTCGTGCTCGGCATCGGCATCTCGCTCGGCGGCCCGACCGGCTACGCGATGAGCCCGCGCGCGACCTGTCGCCGCGCATCATGCATGCGCTGCTGCCGATTCCCGGCAAGCGCGACAGCGACTGGCGCTATGCGTGGGTGCCCGTCGTCGGCCCGCTGCTCGGCGGCGCGGCGGCAGCCGGCCTGTATCTGCGCCTGCACGCGATGGCCTGATCGCGGTCTGAACGAAGCGCGCGGCGTTCGCTGCCGCGCGCTTCATTTCCCTCCTTTCCGCTACCGGTCATTCACGGCCGTCACCAGCGACTTCAGCTTCACGTCGACGTCCGCGACCGCCGCCGGCGTCACGTCGATCCCGCGTTCGACCAGCATCCTCGCCACGCGCATTTCCTTCACGAATCCCGCCGCCCGGCCGAAGCCGCTCGCCGCGACGAGCCGCGCGAGCGCATCGAAATGGAAATGGATTTCCGCATCGTCGCCAAGGCTGCGTGCGACCGACTGCGTACCGAGCGCCGGCTCCCCGGCCACCTGCAACTGCGCATCGTATTGATCGGACCAGAACCACGGCGTGTCGCGATACGCTTCGCCCGCACCGAGCATGTTGCGGGCGGCGACGTGCGCTTGCGTCTCGGCGCCGTGCCAGGTCTCCTGTCGAACCGGCTGGCCCGATAACGCGCTCGGAAACACCGCGACGTCGCCGGCCGCGTAGATGCCGCGCGCCGATGTCTCGAGCTGCGCATTCACGACGATGCCGCGCTCGACCGCGAGGCCCGCATCGCGCGCCAGTTCATCGGCCGGTTCGATGCCGATGCCGGCCACGACCGTGTCGGCGAGTAGCGTGTCGCCGTCGTCGAGCACGACGGCCAGCGCACCGCCCGACGTCCGCTCGATCGCAACCGGCTTTCGGTTCAGGCGAATCGCCACGCCCTGCGCATCGTGCGCCGCATGCACGCGCGTCGCGATGGCTTCCGGCACAGCGCGGCCGAGCAGTCGCGGCGCCGCGTCGAGCACGGTCACGCGGCAGCCGCGCCGACGCGCCGACGCCGCGACTTCGAGACCGATGAAACCGCCGCCGATCAGCACGATCCGCGCGTCGGGCACGAGCCGCGCGCCGAGTACCGCCGCATCGTCGAGCGTGCGCAACGCGACTACGCCGTCGAGCGCCGCGCCAGGAATGGCCAGACGGCGCGCACGGCCGCCGGTGGCCAGCAGCAGCGCGTCGTAGCCGAACACGTGTCCGCCGGACATGCGCACTTCGCGTGCGTGCGGATCGATACGCTCGACGGTCGCGACGATCCGCTCGATGCGGTCGACCGTCCATGCGTCGGCATCGCGCAACCGGCATTGCACCGCGCTGCGCTCGCCCGTCAGCACGCCCTTGGATAACGGCGGCCGCTCGTACGGCGGATGCGGCTCCGCGCCGATCAGCACGATGCGCCCGCGCCAGCCGGACGCGCGCAGCACCTGCGCCGCGCGGCCGCCGGCATGGCCCGCGCCGACGATCGCCATCACCCGGTCGCTGGTCATCGCGTCATACCTCGATCAGGATGCGGCCGTCCTCGATCTTCGCGCGGTACGTGCGCAGCCTCTCGCACGCGGGCGCCGACAGCGGCCGGCCGTCGCGCACGTCGAAGCGGCCGTTGTGCTTCGGGCACTCGATCACGTGATCCATCACGAGCCCGTCCGCGAGATGCACCTGCTCGTGCGTGCACAGACCGTCGCTCGCGTAAACCTCGCCGTCGATCCGGTAGATCGCATACGTGCGGCCGGCGTGATCGAAGCGCGCGACGTCTTCGTCGTCGATGTCGTCGAGCGCGCCGGTGTCGATCCATTGCGTCATGGTGCGTGTCTCCTTCGTTGTGAGGTTCGGTAGCGGTCAGGCGCGCGCGGCATCCGGCACCGGCCGCACGACGTAATCGGACGGGTCGCGCGTCTGCCGGACCAGCGCCGGCACGATCTCCGCATAGGCCGCCAGCGTGCTGCGGTACGGCGGCGGCATGTCGGCCTTCACGACTTCGTGCAGCTTCGGCAGCGCATGGAACGGCACCATCGGGAACATGTGGTGCTCGACGTGATAGTTCATGTTCCAGTACAGGAAGCGGAACACCGGATTCATCATCACGGTCCGGCAGTTGCGCCGGTGATCGAGCACGTTCTCCGGCATGCCCGCGTGCTGCGTGAGGCCGAAGTACAGGTACAGCCATGCGCCGTAGAGGCTCGGCAGCCCGATGTAGAGCAGCGGCAGGAGCGTGTGCCAGTACACCGCCGCGCCCGTCACGAGCGCGTAGATCGCGAGATGGATGCGCGACTCGCGCACGACCTTCGGCCATTCCGACTCGGGCACGTAGGTGCGTTCCTCGTCGTCGAGCCGGCCGGTGAACGACACCGCGATCATCTTGCGCAGCTCGCCGGCCACGTGCTTCAGCGCGACGACGTTCAGCGCGAGCGCGAGCCAGTCGGTCGGCTTCGGCGCGGCGATTTCCGGATCGCGCCCGACGACCAGCGTATCGGTGTGATGGCGCGCATGGCTCCAGCGCCAGGCGGTCGCGCGGCGGAACACCTGGAACGACGCGACCTGGTACAGCACGTCGTTCATCCAGCGCGTGCGGAACGCGGTGCCGTGCCCGCATTCGTGCCAGCGCGAATCGGCCGGGCTGCAGTACAGCGTGCCGTACACGAAGAACGCGGGAATCGCCCACGCCGAATGCGCGCGCCACGCCAGCCACGCGAGCGCGCCGCTGATCGCGATCGCCGCATACCAGATCAGCGTGTCGCGAATCGCCCGCGCATCGCCGCGCTGCATCAGCTGCTTCATCAGCGGCCGCGGCACCGCGCACCGGTACCACGCGGCGTTGACGAGCCCGGCCGCGTGTGCGCGCTCGCCGGCGCCGCCGATCATTCGGTATGCCTGACGGCGCGCCGCCGTGGGTTCGCGTGCCGGGTCGTCGGGTTGGGCCACTTCTGTCTCCTGGGGTTCTTGTGCGCGGCAAGCGCTTCGCCACAGGAACGAAATTAGGCGACCGGCCGCCCCGCCTCAATCGAAACGTTGACGAAATTTCGCCATCGCTTTAGCGTTCCCGACAACGCCACGCGATCGATGGCGACCCTCATGATGGAGACGACCATGGCAGGTGAATCCGGGCCGCGCTGGCGCAAGCGCACCGCGCGCTTCGACGAGATCGCGGCGCTCGCCGGCGTCAGCACGACGACCGTCGACCGCGTGCTGAACGAGCGTGGCAGCGTCTCCGCGCAGGCGCGCGAACGCGTGGTGGCGGCCGCGCGGCAACTCGGCGTGCCGCGACAGTTGCCCGACACGCGGCACGGGTTGATCCACGTCGACGTGCTGCTGCCGGACACCGACGCGCCGTTCTTCCGACGATTGCAGCAGGCGCTGCAGCGCTCGCTGCAGATGCTCGACCGGCGCGTGGTCGTGCACCGGACGATCCTGCCCGCCGCGGACGACGCGCGCGCCGCCGCGCTGATCGAACGGCCCGCGTACCGGCGCGCGGCGCTGATCGTCACCGCGCACGACACGGCCCGCGTGCGTGACGCACTGGCTGCCGCGATCGCGCGGGGCGAAACCGTCGTCACGATGGTCACCGACATCGGCGGCATCGACCGCGCGCACTTCGCCGGCATCGATAACTATCGCGCCGGGCGCACGGCCGGCTACTACATCGGCCGCCTCGCCGCGCGCCCTGGCCGCGTGCTGCTGCTCGGCGGCCGGATGGGCTACCGCGCGCACGCCGACCGGATGGCCGGCTGCCGCGACCAGCTCGCCGACGCGTTCGCCGCCGTGCGCTGCGACGATGAACCGATCGAGACGCTCGACCAGGACGACCGCTGCTACCGCGCGGTGTCGAAGGCGCTGCAGGCGCACGACGACGTGGTCGCGATCTACAACAGCGGCGCCGGTTCGGCCGGCATCGAAGCGGCGCTGCGCAAGGCCGGCGCGATCGGGCGCGTGGTGTGGATCGGCCACGAGATGATCGACCTGCACCGTACCTTCATCGAAGCCGGCGCGATGGATCTCGCGATCGACCAGGATCCGGACGGGCAGGCGATTTCCGCGCTGCAGCACGTGCTGCATGCGTGCGGCATCGTCGAACAGCCGCCGCCGGACGACCCGGTCGAATTCCGCGTGTTCTGTCCGGCGAACGTGAGGACGAGCGCGTACCTGCAGGCGTGAATCCCGCCGTGCGGCACACCGTGTGCGCACGATGAAAAAATCGACCACGGCATGGGCGATTTTTCGTCAACCTTTGTCATGCAGCCCGCGCCGCGCATCCGTACATTGATCAGCCATCCACGGACAACAACGGACAGGAGACGATGGCTGAACCGATCCTCATCGGCGTGAACCTCGACGGCGTGCTCGAACACGACGGGCTGCCGCCGCCCACGCCCGCCGAACGTTTCCGGAGGGTCGCCGCTGCCGGCGTGTTCGATTACATCGAAAAGAACCCGGCGCGCGGCGAGGACCTGTCGCCGTATTTCGCGCTGGTCGATCGCCACGCGCTGCCGATCCGCGTGATCGGCGGCATCTGGTGCGCGGGCCGCGACGAAGCGCATGTCGCCGAGATCGTCGCCGCGGGTGCGCGGTTCGGCAGCACGGTGCTCAACTGCCAGCTACATGCGCGTCACGCGGACGGCCACCTGCTGTCGGACCGCGAAGTCGCCGATTTCTACCTGCGTGCGTACGCATTGGGCGAGCCGGTCGGCTGCCTGCCGAGCCTCGAAGTGCACGTCGACATGTGGAGCGAGGACTTCATGCGCGTGGCGCGCGTCGCGCAGCTTGTCGAGCAGGCCGGCGCACCGTTCCGTATCACGCTCGATCATTCGCACCTGCTGTTCAAGATCGGCAACCGCGCCGAGCTCGACGCATCGGGCCTGCGCGAATCGGCCGACGGTGGCCATGCGCTGCTCGACCCGGCGTCGGCCGCCGCGATCTACGCCGACTGGATCGCGCGCGGCTGGGTCCGGCATGCGCATGCGCGCAGCGTGACGCCGAACAACCCCGAGAACCGCTGGATGCGCCGCGCGGACGGCAGCCCCGGCCGCGGCATCCAGTACCCGTTCGTCGCGCCCGCGCCGGGCGCGTATCGCGGCGAATGGCGCGCGGATGCGCTGGACACGTGGAAAGCCGCGCTGCGTCAGTTGCTGCGAACGCAGGCTCACGCGCGGCCACCGCTGCTCGCGCAGATCAGCTGCGAGTTCATCCCGTTTCCCGACTACGGCGGCGGCGCGCGCTATTCGATCTTCGACAACAACGTCGCGTGCGCGCACTGGCTGCGCGACACGTGGCAGACACTTGCCGCGCGCACCGGCACCTGATTCGGACCCGCCCCACTCCAGCCTCAAGGACAGAACGACGATGCAAACCTTCCACTTTTCGCTGAACCGGATGAGCGCGCCGCGCTTGCCGCTCGACCGCTACGTCGCGCTGTGCCGGCGCCTTGGCGTCGACACGATCGAAATCCGCAACGATCTCGACGGCGTCGAGCTCGCCGATGGCACGCCGGCGGCCGCCGTCCGCGCGACGGCCGAAGCCGGCGGCGTGACGATCCTGACGATCAACGCGCTGCAGCGCTTCGAGCAATGGAACGCCGAGCGCGCGGACGAAGCGACCGTGCT
This DNA window, taken from Burkholderia cenocepacia, encodes the following:
- a CDS encoding non-heme iron oxygenase ferredoxin subunit; this encodes MTQWIDTGALDDIDDEDVARFDHAGRTYAIYRIDGEVYASDGLCTHEQVHLADGLVMDHVIECPKHNGRFDVRDGRPLSAPACERLRTYRAKIEDGRILIEV
- a CDS encoding NAD(P)/FAD-dependent oxidoreductase, whose protein sequence is MTSDRVMAIVGAGHAGGRAAQVLRASGWRGRIVLIGAEPHPPYERPPLSKGVLTGERSAVQCRLRDADAWTVDRIERIVATVERIDPHAREVRMSGGHVFGYDALLLATGGRARRLAIPGAALDGVVALRTLDDAAVLGARLVPDARIVLIGGGFIGLEVAASARRRGCRVTVLDAAPRLLGRAVPEAIATRVHAAHDAQGVAIRLNRKPVAIERTSGGALAVVLDDGDTLLADTVVAGIGIEPADELARDAGLAVERGIVVNAQLETSARGIYAAGDVAVFPSALSGQPVRQETWHGAETQAHVAARNMLGAGEAYRDTPWFWSDQYDAQLQVAGEPALGTQSVARSLGDDAEIHFHFDALARLVAASGFGRAAGFVKEMRVARMLVERGIDVTPAAVADVDVKLKSLVTAVNDR
- a CDS encoding fatty acid desaturase family protein; translated protein: MAQPDDPAREPTAARRQAYRMIGGAGERAHAAGLVNAAWYRCAVPRPLMKQLMQRGDARAIRDTLIWYAAIAISGALAWLAWRAHSAWAIPAFFVYGTLYCSPADSRWHECGHGTAFRTRWMNDVLYQVASFQVFRRATAWRWSHARHHTDTLVVGRDPEIAAPKPTDWLALALNVVALKHVAGELRKMIAVSFTGRLDDEERTYVPESEWPKVVRESRIHLAIYALVTGAAVYWHTLLPLLYIGLPSLYGAWLYLYFGLTQHAGMPENVLDHRRNCRTVMMNPVFRFLYWNMNYHVEHHMFPMVPFHALPKLHEVVKADMPPPYRSTLAAYAEIVPALVRQTRDPSDYVVRPVPDAARA
- a CDS encoding LacI family DNA-binding transcriptional regulator, with the translated sequence MAGESGPRWRKRTARFDEIAALAGVSTTTVDRVLNERGSVSAQARERVVAAARQLGVPRQLPDTRHGLIHVDVLLPDTDAPFFRRLQQALQRSLQMLDRRVVVHRTILPAADDARAAALIERPAYRRAALIVTAHDTARVRDALAAAIARGETVVTMVTDIGGIDRAHFAGIDNYRAGRTAGYYIGRLAARPGRVLLLGGRMGYRAHADRMAGCRDQLADAFAAVRCDDEPIETLDQDDRCYRAVSKALQAHDDVVAIYNSGAGSAGIEAALRKAGAIGRVVWIGHEMIDLHRTFIEAGAMDLAIDQDPDGQAISALQHVLHACGIVEQPPPDDPVEFRVFCPANVRTSAYLQA